One Novipirellula galeiformis genomic window, GACGTGCCAATAAAAGCACGGTGGCTTGTGATGCGTAGGCGATCACGCCAGCGACCACTAGTGTGACATCGCTATGGTGCATGCCCATCACCATTGCTGTCATCGGGATACCGTAGACCAACACCGGGACGAACATCGCTGGGAACGCCAACGCCACGTGTTTGACCGCTCCAAGGATATTCTTGGTGAATCCCCAATAGGCATCGTGGTTGCTCTTGAATAGACGGACGCGGAGTAGTTGCGGTGCGAAGACAATCTGTGTGACGAATCCCTTCGCTTTGATGTTTCGGGCTAACATCACATCGTCCAAAGCCTCGCTGCGAACGGTCGAAAGACCATCGATTTGACTCAGTAGATCGCGACGCGTCATCATGAAGGCGCCGGCGGCTACCGCATTGGCGCACTTCGGATCGTGCAACTTGCGGTTTAAGTAGCTTACGAGTCCGAACACCATCAAATGCGGAACCAGGACGTTCTCCCAGAACGAGACGAGTTCGACGCGAGGAAATAGACTTAGGAAGTCACTTCGTTGTTGTTGCATGTGATCGTAGGCTGTCGCGAAACAGCTTGGTGAATGAATCACATCGGCGTCTGCGAAAACGACAATCGGCCGCGTCGTGCACAAATAGGCCTGGTGCATTGCATTGGCTTTTCCAAACCAACCTTCGGCCAGAGGCGGATTGTGGATCACCGTGACGCGTGCGTCGCCGGCGGCAATGGCGTCGACGATCGATGCGGTAGCATCCGAGGAGTGGTCGTTGACGACGGTAATATGAATGTCGACATTTTGTTGCGCGAGCAGACTGCGTAGGGATCGCTCGATGTCGAGTTGTTCGTTCCGAGCCGGGACAATGACGTCGATGATTGGCGCCGGATCAAGTTGAGTCTGCGTTGGGACAAGGGATGGCACGATGGCAAAAAGACGACAGAATGCAATGCCGATCCCCAGGCTGAGGGCGGTGATCGCGATCGTCAATAGGAACATGAAGGTCAAGATGGCGGGCTCGTGGTCGGACGCCCTGTTGAATCACAAGACGCAGTTGAGTGACAAGACGCAGTTGTTTGAAATGACCCGGTGATACACGTCGCTGCGATCGCGGTTCGATGCGTTGGGAGGCCGAGGGGAAAAAGCATTCTGCGGCAACCCAAGTCGTTCGTAAATTGGCTCATGCCCACTTGGTTTCGCTGCAAAGGAGGTGAAAACGGCTCATTTTAGCCCGCTTGGTCACCGCTTCAAGGCTTGCACCGGATTGTGATTTTGGGATGGAACAGACATTCGTTGGATCGCTAGCGGATAGAATCAAATTGGGGCAAGGCAACGATCCTGTTACGGAGCAATCCTTATGCATTCCTCTCGCCGTCGCTTTCTAAAGTCATCGGTGGCTGGGGCATCCATCGCGGTGTTTCCTGCTCATGCAAATGCGATCGCAACGGGGGTGGAGTTTAGTCTTCCCGTCGCGATGAACCTTTCTGCGGCGAATGATTACAGCCCAGGGTTCCCGTTTAAGAATTTGCTTTGGGGGGCGCGGCCATGGTTGACTCGCAACGTCAACGATCTGACCGGCTGGGACTCCGAACAACAAGCATCGCTCAAGCTCGATCGCGAAGGGTATCCGCTGCAGGTCCCATTTGTCGGGGCCGATGGTTCGCAGCATGACGTGTTCACCATTTTGCCGAACACTTGTCGTCCCGGACGCTACGTGTTGCTCTACGACGGGCAAGGCAAAATCGAGAGCGGTGGGCGGACGCAAATCGTCAAGTCGAATCGGGGACGTGTCGAGTTGCAAATGATGCACGCTCGCGGCGATGAGAACCTCGAAATACTGCGGATTTTGAAAAGTGA contains:
- a CDS encoding glycosyltransferase, whose protein sequence is MFLLTIAITALSLGIGIAFCRLFAIVPSLVPTQTQLDPAPIIDVIVPARNEQLDIERSLRSLLAQQNVDIHITVVNDHSSDATASIVDAIAAGDARVTVIHNPPLAEGWFGKANAMHQAYLCTTRPIVVFADADVIHSPSCFATAYDHMQQQRSDFLSLFPRVELVSFWENVLVPHLMVFGLVSYLNRKLHDPKCANAVAAGAFMMTRRDLLSQIDGLSTVRSEALDDVMLARNIKAKGFVTQIVFAPQLLRVRLFKSNHDAYWGFTKNILGAVKHVALAFPAMFVPVLVYGIPMTAMVMGMHHSDVTLVVAGVIAYASQATVLLLARRLADIRFLKAIAFPLAAFPIACCLARAIYHHLTSGGVAWRGRVVRKA